From Salinirubellus salinus, the proteins below share one genomic window:
- a CDS encoding M20 family metallopeptidase translates to MAASAGFDLEAFHERAVRTASHEDVSEMRDLLCDTLREHGVDPRVDDAGNVRAARGSSDPDTHLVLNTHIDTVPPHVPYERDGETVRGRGACDAKGPLAALVAAFLACDPGDGRVTLAVTPDEEVLSTGAAHLAFGSEGSDDEPLRADGYVVGEPTGSDVCTAAKGRFQGTVTLGGVAAHAAEPDSGTNAVAALEAVLGAVRTFDEEHGPGVHESLGGPTLTPTLVEGGEATNQVPAACRLTLDRRSVPPETAAGFREALTDHLRSAVPEDVTVSFGLTDRPTPFLEAFATDADAPLVRTLCEAADAPTRPFSAATEASYFAADAPTVVFGPGVLADDEGAVAHAEREYVHLPAVRAAAEAVREALDALLG, encoded by the coding sequence ATGGCCGCCAGCGCCGGATTCGACCTCGAAGCGTTCCACGAGCGGGCGGTTCGCACCGCCTCGCACGAGGACGTGAGCGAGATGCGCGACCTGTTGTGCGACACCCTGCGCGAGCACGGCGTCGACCCGCGAGTCGACGACGCCGGCAACGTCCGCGCCGCACGGGGCTCGAGCGACCCGGACACGCATCTCGTCCTGAACACGCACATCGACACCGTGCCGCCGCACGTCCCCTACGAACGCGACGGCGAGACGGTCCGCGGGCGTGGCGCGTGCGACGCGAAGGGGCCGCTCGCCGCGCTGGTGGCGGCGTTCCTCGCCTGCGACCCCGGTGACGGCCGGGTGACGCTCGCGGTGACGCCCGACGAGGAGGTGCTGTCGACGGGGGCAGCCCACCTCGCGTTCGGGAGTGAGGGGAGCGACGACGAACCCCTCCGCGCCGACGGCTACGTCGTGGGCGAGCCGACCGGGTCCGACGTCTGCACGGCCGCGAAGGGCCGCTTCCAGGGGACCGTGACGCTCGGTGGCGTCGCCGCCCACGCGGCCGAACCGGACTCCGGGACGAACGCGGTGGCCGCGCTCGAAGCCGTCCTCGGCGCGGTCCGGACGTTCGACGAGGAACACGGACCCGGCGTCCACGAGTCGCTCGGCGGCCCGACGCTCACCCCGACGCTCGTGGAGGGAGGCGAAGCCACGAATCAGGTCCCGGCGGCGTGCCGACTCACGCTCGACCGGCGCTCGGTGCCACCCGAGACGGCAGCCGGCTTCCGCGAGGCGCTGACCGACCACCTGCGCTCGGCGGTCCCGGAGGACGTGACCGTCTCCTTCGGGCTGACCGACCGGCCGACGCCGTTCCTCGAAGCGTTCGCGACCGACGCGGACGCACCGCTCGTCCGGACACTCTGCGAGGCGGCCGACGCGCCGACACGCCCGTTCTCTGCCGCGACGGAGGCCTCCTACTTCGCGGCCGACGCGCCGACCGTCGTCTTCGGACCGGGCGTCCTCGCGGACGACGAGGGGGCGGTCGCGCACGCCGAGCGGGAGTACGTCCACCTCCCGGCGGTCCGAGCGGCGGCCGAGGCGGTCCGGGAGGCGCTGGACGCGCTACTCGGCTGA